In Aegilops tauschii subsp. strangulata cultivar AL8/78 chromosome 3, Aet v6.0, whole genome shotgun sequence, one genomic interval encodes:
- the LOC109767713 gene encoding probable CCR4-associated factor 1 homolog 11, whose product MQRGRVGVNPAAGKFAMFPPPPPRFKFNHMFPVQVVQPPPFAYHAVPLPPVQPQLAVQVRPVWAGNFNEEWGYLQSFAAPARYVAVHVHYPGLVHAAGQDLSSLTVEHRYALMKANVDGLKPLQVGIAVCDHQGQQVAWEFSLRDFSRLADPHDDKALDYLARRGLDLDTLRNHGVDAYMLGALLMGSGLIGAGHGRPLSWITHAGAYHVAYLLKIVTGGAPLPHDVAGFVGAMRYYLGQQVYDVATMAAGCPGMPVGLDSIAANLRIHPPWGSPRLAGAAGVRALLAFRILKQGQLGGNVERFRGLLQGLQH is encoded by the coding sequence ATGCAGCGTGGACGCGTCGGCGTGAACCCGGCCGCCGGCAAGTTCGCCATGtttccaccgccgccgccgcgcttcaAGTTCAACCACATGTTTCCCGTGCAGGTGGTGCAGCCCCCGCCGTTTGCCTACCACGCGGTTCCCCTGCCGCCGGTACAGCCGCAGCTGGCGGTCCAGGTGCGCCCTGTGTGGGCGGGGAACTTCAATGAAGAGTGGGGGTACCTCCAGAGCTTCGCCGCGCCCGCCCGCTATGTCGCTGTCCACGTGCACTACCCGGGCCTCGTCCACGCCGCCGGACAGGACCTCAGCAGCCTGACGGTGGAGCACCGCTACGCGCTCATGAAGGCCAACGTGGACGGCCTCAAGCCGCTCCAGGTCGGCATCGCCGTCTGCGACCACCAAGGCCAGCAGGTCGCCTGGGAGTTCAGCCTCCGCGACTTTTCCCGCCTCGCCGACCCGCACGACGACAAGGCCCTCGACTACCTCGCCCGCCGCGGCCTCGACCTCGACACGCTCCGTAACCACGGCGTCGACGCCTACATGCTCGGCGCGCTGCTCATGGGCTCCGGCCTCATCGGCGCCGGACACGGGCGGCCGCTGTCGTGGATCACCCACGCCGGTGCCTACCACGTGGCGTATCTCCTCAAGATCGTCACGGGCGGCGCCCCGCTGCCGCACGACGTGGCCGGGTTCGTCGGCGCCATGCGGTATTACCTGGGCCAGCAGGTCTACGACGTTGCGACGATGGCGGCCGGCTGCCCGGGCATGCCGGTGGGGCTGGACAGCATCGCCGCTAACCTGCGCATCCATCCGCCGTGGGGGAGCCCACGCCTCGCAGGCGCCGCCGGCGTGCGCGCGCTTCTGGCCTTCAGGATTTTGAAGCAAGGGCAGTTGGGCGGCAACGTGGAGAGGTTCCGAGGCCTGCTCCAGGGACTGCAGCATTAG